The window ACCCCGAGCAAAGCCCTGCACGCACTGGGCGTCCTCGCCCTCCAGGAGGCGGCGGTACGTGGCGATCTCCTGCTCCAGGCGGCACTTGACGTCCAGCAGGACCCTGTACTCGTGGTTCTGGCGCTCCATGTCGCAGCGCAGCTcgcccagctgctcctccacGCTGGTGAtcagcccctgcagctgggccAGCTGGGTGCCGTAGCGGTTCTCTGTGTCGGCCAAGGTGCCCTCCAGCGCTGCTTTCTGTGTGCAGAGGAGAAGGACGGGGTCAGAGGGGGACAAGGAGgatggggaaaggaggggaCCAGGCGAGGATCCCCCTgcccgcaggcagcagcccctcgTACCGTGCTGAGCTGGGACTGCAGGTCTATCTCCAGGCTCTGGATGGTGCGTCGCAGCTCCGTGATCTCCGTCTTGCCGCTCTGGAGCTGCTCCGTGTTGATGGCCACCTCGCGGTTCAGCTCCTCCGTCTGCAAGAAGGCCAAGCCAAGGCGTTACAGCCCGGGTGCGGGGGTTCGGCCTCGGGCCCCGCGGTGCTGCGGGCAGCCGAGCGAGCTCACCTTGCTGAAGAACCACTGCTCGGCGTCCCTGCGGTTCTTCTCGGCCAGGCTCTCGTACTGCTCCCTCATGTCGGTCAGGATCTTGGTGAGGTCGATTCCGGGAGCAGCGTCCATCTCCACGCTGATCTCTCCACCCACCTGCCCACGCAGGGCATTCATTTCCTGAGGAAAAGAGACACATCAGAGTGGAATCTTCATATTCTCACCATGACAAATTTCACAAAACTCATCTTACTCGCCCCCAGCAGCCGAACCTCAGAGAATTCCTGTCTGAAGGGATCACTGCCTTTCCCCATGTGCATTTGTGTGTCTCCTGACAGCCCTAATTGCAGACACAGTCCTGCACGCTGCACCTGGCCCCCTTTTCATTGCACACAAGGTCCATTTTGTCAGCACCGGTTTGTGCCCAGCTCCGTGCTCACCTCCTCGTGGTTCTTCTTGAGGTAGGCCAGCTCCTCCTTCAGGTTCTCGATCTGCATCTCCAGGTCAGCTCTGGCCAGGGTCAGCTCGTCCAGGACTCTGCGCAGGCCGTTGATGTCGGCCTCCACGCTCAGGCGCAGAGCCTGCTCCGTCTCAAACCTGCGGGCACACACTCACAGTTAATCCACAGAACCCTGCTGATACAGATCTTTTCTTCCCTAGCGTGTGTATTTCTGCCGAGCACCTTGCATTGCATGTGCATGCACAGCTCTCTACAGAGCAGGAATGTCAGGACAACGCTGTGTCCAGGAAGAGATGCTCACTTCCCAACCATCCCGCAGTCAGCAGTGAGCTGGCGGAGCGACTTCGgttgcagaaagcaaagggaagCCTTAAACGGGCTggcttttccctccctcctcccaggAGCCCTGGCAGGCATTGCACTTACTTGGTTCTGAAATCATCAGCCGCCAGCCTGGCATTGTCAATCTGTAAGACGATGTTGGCATTTTCGACGGTAGCAGCAAGaatctgagaggaaaaaaaaaaaaagaaaaaaaaagggagtgaAAAGGTCATTCCATAACTTGCATGTTGCTGTCGGAGTTCCTGTTCaggactgcagcagcacagaaccGCCTGCCCTTGGGCTGGACTTCCACGGGCACTGCAGAGAGAGGCAGGATGCTCCTGCTCAATCCCTCCTTGGCACAAATTCTTTTTGTGTAGGCACCGGCACGCGCACGTGTCGCAGCCTGTTCCCTGCTGGAGCGGCATCTCCGGACACTCCCGCAGCGCTCAGAGTCCTGGCAGCGCCCTGGGCCACGTCTGGCAGCGCCAAACGGCCCAGCcgagaaggaaaagggaggtGAGGAAGGAGTGCCTTGTGCCTGGATTTCTTTCGTAATTGCACCCTGGGTGCGAATATTTGTTCTGGGATTCAGAAAATGATTGGCCATTTAATGAGCAGTAATTTCTGTAGCCACAAGCTAATGAAAAGCTCGCGCTGAGTTGTGATGCTTCGGGGGGTATTTTAGCAGTAATCCAGGAGTGAATATTGAGGTTCCAATTtggcagctgcagagggagggaggaagagccTTTCACCCCAATGTGAAgccaggagaaagggaaaagaattgAAAAGTTCTAGGTTGACCGGAGCCTGCCAGTGGCCGCTGCCCCATTTCCCTGGCGTTTGCCATCACAGGCAGGACAGCTGCCCACCCGCACACCTCCGTCCCCTCTGGTGGAGCCTGGGCTGCCTAAGGATGCTGTCACCTGGTGTAGGCAGTGCTGAAGGACCACGCAGTCAGCTCCCAGCGAGTAATATGGGCAGAGCTGGTCGTGGGGAGGAAAACgatggcagagcaggaggggaaggacaGATTCAGGTCATTTTGCCAAAGGACCTTTGCCTAAAAtcagctggggagctgctaGGAACAAAGGAACAAGCTTGGCTGTGATTTCCTGTGCTGTGTTTCAGCACGGCTTGGTTCAGCACCTCTGAAGCCACCTACTACACCCCTATGTCCTGGCTCCTCCTGGTTTTTCACTTGAGCCAGGTTTTGCACCTCCCAAAGAAGAAGCATCCCATGGGGCAGTTCCTTCATTTTAAACttctctcctcagcctcctATCAGGCTAGGAACAATCTGATTTCTAGGATCTTCATGAGAACTGCTTAGCATCGCAGTTTGCATATCATTCTTCAGGAGTGA is drawn from Oxyura jamaicensis isolate SHBP4307 breed ruddy duck chromosome 27 unlocalized genomic scaffold, BPBGC_Ojam_1.0 oxy27_random_OJ78539, whole genome shotgun sequence and contains these coding sequences:
- the LOC118158403 gene encoding keratin, type I cytoskeletal 14, translated to MSTTTVRQYSSSSSLKGLGGLGGGSSRLSCVRGGGYRAPSVHGGSSSYSVSSRIVSGLGSGYGGGYCSSVGGGLGSAFGGSYGAGFGAGFGSGFGGGFGGGFGGGDGILPAGEKETMQNLNDRLAAYLDKVRALEDANTDLEVKIREWYKKQGPGPDRDYSPYYRTIEELRSKILAATVENANIVLQIDNARLAADDFRTKFETEQALRLSVEADINGLRRVLDELTLARADLEMQIENLKEELAYLKKNHEEEMNALRGQVGGEISVEMDAAPGIDLTKILTDMREQYESLAEKNRRDAEQWFFSKTEELNREVAINTEQLQSGKTEITELRRTIQSLEIDLQSQLSTKAALEGTLADTENRYGTQLAQLQGLITSVEEQLGELRCDMERQNHEYRVLLDVKCRLEQEIATYRRLLEGEDAQCVQGFAR